A stretch of the Calypte anna isolate BGI_N300 chromosome 5, bCalAnn1_v1.p, whole genome shotgun sequence genome encodes the following:
- the GAL gene encoding galanin peptides, whose protein sequence is MTQGRRRRRWEGGRLWAPLPFPSDAPSATAQLPPIKSGGTSASQPRTPQPRSPAPRSLAAPNPSASQPRSPARWACGERRPAAPQPSEPQRPLKRCEGAAAAPQLKMQRCAGFLFLSFILCAALSETFGLVFSAKEKRGWTLNSAGYLLGPHAVDNHRSFNDKHGFTGKRELQPDDDVKAGNLGRTLPDENVVRTLIEFLTYLHLKEVGALDKLPSPEETNQS, encoded by the exons ATGACTCAGGGGAGGCGGAGGAGAAGATGGGAGGGAGGGCGGCTTTGGgctcccctccccttccccagcgATGCCCCCTCCGCCACGGCACAGCTGCCGCCCATAAAGAGTGGAGGGACCTCAGCCTCGCAGCCCCGCACCCCGCAGCCTCGCAGCCCCGCACCCCGCAGCCTCGCAGCCCCGAATCCCTCAGCCTCGCAGCCTCGCAGCCCCGCACGCTGGGCATGCGGTGAGCGCCGTCCGGCAGCACCGCAGCCTTCGGAACCGCAGCGCCCGCTGAAACGCTGCGAGGGAGCGGCCGCCGCGCCCCAGCTCAAG ATGCAGAGGTGCGCGGGtttcctgtttctctctttcatcCTTTGTGCCGCTCTGTCAGAAACATTCGGGCTGGTTTTCTCA gcaaaagaaaaaaggggatgGACTTTGAATAGTGCTGGTTACCTGCTTGGGCCAC ATGCAGTAGATAACCACAGATCTTTTAATGACAAACATGGATTCACAGGTAAACGTGAACTGCAGCCTGATGATGATGTTAAAGCAG GGAATCTGGGAAGGACGCTGCCTGACGAGAACGTTGTGCGCACACTGATCGAGTTCTTGACTTACTTGCACCTCAAAG AGGTGGGAGCACTTGACAAACTACCTTCACCAGAGGAAACAAACCAGTCTTGA